From Thermosipho africanus Ob7:
GTTTGATATTCAAATTATATATTCCAGAAATGATTTTATCAAAACTCAATTTACTTTGTCAATAGCTATCTAAACTATTTATTATTTAAAAGCTTTTTGAATTCTGAAATATATTATTAATTGGTATTATTCATATGTTTTTAATTAAATAATTATAACTTTTAATATCATTGTTTATTGACAATATTGAATTTAAGATTAAAATAAAATTATATTAGGTAACAAATAAATAATGTAAAGTAAATATGGTAATTAAATCTGACTTGAGTGCTAAAGATTATAGAAAAATAAAAAAAGATTCATTTTTTCAGGTTTGGGAATAGTTTATCTGAATTTATATAATTTCTTTCTTTTATTTTTTAATTCTTTATTTGAATTTGAAAGAAAATTAGTTATAAATTTAGGTGTCGAGTAATTTAGTAAAGGTCCTATTTTGAGTTATTGTGAAAATAAAAGTACGGGATATGGTAATTGTATACATCGTAGATATAATAAAATTCAGCAAAATTGCATTGTATTAAAAAGTGGAATATTAAAAATTTGTCTATATAAGATAGAAGTTTTTAAGAGATTTAACTGTTTTTATATGAGAAAATAGAGGTTGTGTTATGTATTGATATATGAGCTAAGGAAAATAGAATCATTTTAGTAATTAAGTATTCAATTGTGAAAATGTTAAAATATTTATGATAAAATTATGAATAATGATCTAGTAGTTGTGAAAACATACCGAAAGTTATGTATTCTTAGGTTGCAGTGGTTTGCTTGAACATTTTGTTAATCTTCAATATCAACAATTTATTGGGGCGGAAATATGAAAAAAATTGTTAAAAACCTTATTATTGCACTTTTTACGTTTGTAGTGTTAGGTATATTGATTAATGGCAATTTTGTAAAAGATAAATATGTTTTAAATAGCTGGAATCAAAAGGTTCCAGATCAAATTTTGCTTGATGAGCCTAGTACGTGTGTTTATGTTACTGAGTTTAATGATACTAGTTTTGATACTCTAGTTATTCCAAAGATTATTGGTAATTTGTTTAAAGTTTACCTTAATGGAGAAGAAATATATTCTTATGGAACAAAGACTGGTAATATTTGGAGTTATACATATGTAGTTCCATTAAAAAATTTAAACTCAAAGAAAAATATATTAAAAATTGAAATTTTTGGTTTATATGATGCAGGACTGCCAAGATTTCCCTTTTTGACAGATAGAATAAGTGCTTTAAGATATCAAAGCTTTCAAAATTTTCTAAGGCACGATTTTTACATCATTTCAATTGGAATTTCTTTTGTTGCAGGGATAATATCTTTCTTTTTGGGTTATTTGTTAAAAGCAAAGCAGATAAGTCAATCTTATGACTTATTTGGTTTATTTTTAGTTTTAACAGCTATAGCGTTATTTGATTATCAAGTTAGAACTTTTCATTTTAATGAAATTACCTTTTTGATTTTTAAAAAGCTATTTTTGATTTCCACATATTTTTCTTCGCTATTTTATATAGCAGCTCTTGAAAAATATAAATTAAAAAGGTTTAGAACAAAATGGCTTATCTGGTATGTGTTTTTTGTTTCCCTCCTTCCAGTTTTTTCATTTGATTTTAATAATTATGCTAAGTTTTCGACAGTTTCAAATATGTTAATGCTTATTGTTTTGCTTTTTGTAATTTACGATGTTTTGCATTTGAAAATGAGCAAACTTTACTTTTCAACTTTTTTCATAGTATTTTCTTATATTCATATTATCCTTTACTTTTTGTATGTAAGATCATATCATTTTCAAGAGTTTTTAACAGGTTATGGAACAGCTTTCTTGTCAATTTCAGTTATTTTAATGCTTACAGATGAGTTTGAAAAAATGGTTGCAGAAACAAACGAACTTTCCAATTCAAGATATATTGATCCATTAACAAAAGCTTGTAACAGAAACATCTTAGAAAAATTAGATAATTCAAATGTTGAAGGTTTTTTTGTTCTTATAGATCTTGATAATTTTAAAGAATTGAATGATAGATTTGGCCATGAAAAAGGTGATGAAATTCTTAAAAAGTTTTCTAACTTAATTATAGAAAATATTAGAAAAGAGGATCTATTTATAAGGCTTGGTGGAGATGAGTTTGCTTTAATTGTTAATTTAGATGATCCTAAAAGTTTTGTTGAAAGACTTAGAAAGCTTTCAATAAATGTTATTAATCTTGATTTTTCATATGGCATAGTCAAATTTAGCAAATTTTCAGAATCTTATAGATTGGCAGATAAATTACTCTATGATATGAAATCAAGAAACAAAAATAAGTAATTTAAAAATTTTTTCATGTTTGTGATATAATACTTTGTGAAAGTAAATAAAGTGCAGGCTTAAGAGATAATGGAGAAGCCATATGCCAGAAAGACCTGGCATATGGCTTTTTTGTTTGGAGGTGTGGATATGAAAGTTTTTGTTATTGGTGCGGGGATTTCAGGTAGTCTTATAGCCAGAGAGCTTTCAAAATATGATTGTGAGGTTCATATTTTGGAAAAAGCTCCAGACATTGGTTGGGGTGTGACAAAAGCAAATTCTGCGATTGTTCATGGTGGGTATGATGATCCACCTCAAAGCGTTAGGGCAAAATTTGCTGCAAAAGGAAACCGTCTTTACGATGAACTTTCAAAAGAACTTGACTTTGATTTTGAAAGAGTTGGTTCTCTTGTAGTTGCATTTAAAGAAGAAGATATAAATTATTTAAAAGAGTTGAAAGAGCGTGGCAAAAAAAATGGAGTTGATGATCTAGAAATACTTGAAAAAAGTGAATTAAAAAAGATTGAGCCGAATATAAGCGATGAAGCAATTGCAGCACTTTATTGTAAGAGTGCAGGAATTACTGAACCTTGGGAAGTTGCAATAGCTGCAATTGAAAATGCGGTTGAAAACGGTGCAATTTTGCACCTTGAAGAAGAGGTTTTAGATATTCAAACAAGTAATCAAAAGGTGTCTAAAGTTATAACCAACAAAGGGGAATATGAAGCAGATGTTGTTATTAACGCCGCTGGACTTTTTGCAGATGAAATAGCTAAGATGGCTGGTGTTGGTGATTTTGAAATTTTCCCCCGAAAAGGTGAATATATACTGCTCGATAAAAAATTAAAAGGTCTTGTGAATACGGTTGTATTTCCTACACCAACAAAAAAATCAAAAGGGATACTCGTTGTTCCAACAGTAGATGGTGGAATTCTGTTAGGGCCAAATGC
This genomic window contains:
- a CDS encoding NAD(P)/FAD-dependent oxidoreductase; translation: MKVFVIGAGISGSLIARELSKYDCEVHILEKAPDIGWGVTKANSAIVHGGYDDPPQSVRAKFAAKGNRLYDELSKELDFDFERVGSLVVAFKEEDINYLKELKERGKKNGVDDLEILEKSELKKIEPNISDEAIAALYCKSAGITEPWEVAIAAIENAVENGAILHLEEEVLDIQTSNQKVSKVITNKGEYEADVVINAAGLFADEIAKMAGVGDFEIFPRKGEYILLDKKLKGLVNTVVFPTPTKKSKGILVVPTVDGGILLGPNAKDLPKSLKYDLGTTPEGLQEVYEKSKRLIPKVDLSYTVKTFAGLRPETKEKDFIISATKIWGFVNVAGIRSPGLTAAPSFAKYVVEDILQDQLKINLSKKKDFNPYRKRITNIRNVSLKEWEELVKKDPKYGRTVCFCNNVSEAEIVEAIRRGARTLDGVKFRTRASFGRCQGGFCSLKIVEIISRELNIPMEEVKLNSKNSWIMDGKVRA
- a CDS encoding GGDEF domain-containing protein; amino-acid sequence: MKKIVKNLIIALFTFVVLGILINGNFVKDKYVLNSWNQKVPDQILLDEPSTCVYVTEFNDTSFDTLVIPKIIGNLFKVYLNGEEIYSYGTKTGNIWSYTYVVPLKNLNSKKNILKIEIFGLYDAGLPRFPFLTDRISALRYQSFQNFLRHDFYIISIGISFVAGIISFFLGYLLKAKQISQSYDLFGLFLVLTAIALFDYQVRTFHFNEITFLIFKKLFLISTYFSSLFYIAALEKYKLKRFRTKWLIWYVFFVSLLPVFSFDFNNYAKFSTVSNMLMLIVLLFVIYDVLHLKMSKLYFSTFFIVFSYIHIILYFLYVRSYHFQEFLTGYGTAFLSISVILMLTDEFEKMVAETNELSNSRYIDPLTKACNRNILEKLDNSNVEGFFVLIDLDNFKELNDRFGHEKGDEILKKFSNLIIENIRKEDLFIRLGGDEFALIVNLDDPKSFVERLRKLSINVINLDFSYGIVKFSKFSESYRLADKLLYDMKSRNKNK